A genomic region of Penaeus vannamei isolate JL-2024 chromosome 42, ASM4276789v1, whole genome shotgun sequence contains the following coding sequences:
- the LOC113810627 gene encoding endonuclease G, mitochondrial isoform X1 — MSALFRKVSQVAVIGTATSIGWLLGYNRSHEKGGANFPAIETVSAASYQGSIVNTQVPDVVPVPSPNAPRIAQIMRFGFPSLSNVRSLNDYVLSYDTRNRIPYWVCEHLTAENVAKNPNVDRAKCDFHEDTSVHQYFRSENRDYKGSGFDRGHLAAAGNHRRSQEDCHETFLLSNMSPQMDSSGDVLSTSDRTDLGTFYPPVLTDVRKMKAQVGRGFNRDKWNDVEQYCRQLTKSYANVYVCTGPLFLPRREEDGKLYVKYQVIGQNHVSVPTHFYKVVVCESSTGELDLESFLLPNVEIDDSVPIASFHVPLETIERASGLLIFDKLSQKKFKKINGQKVGWF; from the exons ATGTCGGCGTTGTTTCGTAAAGTATCACAAGTTGCTGTCATAGGAACAGCTACAAGTATAGGCTGGCTCCTAGGCTATAATAGATCACATGAGAAAGGGGGGGCCAACTTCCCAGCCATTGAGACAGTCTCAGCAGCAAGTTATCAAGGTAGCATTGTTAACACACAAGTACCAGATGTTGTTCCTGTGCCTTCTCCAAATGCGCCACGAATAGCACAG ATCATGCGATTTGGTTTTCCAAGTTTATCAAATGTAAGATCATTGAATGACTATGTTTTGTCATACGATACAAGAAATCGCATCCCATACTGGGTCTGTGAACACCTGACAGCAGAAAATGTAGCCAAAAATCCGAATGTTGACCGAGCCAAGTGTGACTTTCATGAAGATACTTCAGTTCATCAGTACTTCAG ATCAGAAAATCGTGATTACAAAGGGAGTGGTTTTGATCGAGGACATTTAGCTGCAGCTGGTAACCATCGCCGATCTCAGGAGGATTGCCATGAAACCTTCCTCCTTTCTAATATGTCACCACAG ATGGATTCTTCAGGTGATGTGTTATCCACTAGTGATAGAACTGATCTAGGTACCTTCTACCCCCCTGTCCTTACTGATGTGAGAAAGATGAAAGCACAG GTAGGAAGAGGATTTAACCGGGACAAGTGGAATGATGTGGAGCAGTATTGTCGACAGTTGACAAAGAGTTATGccaatgtttatgtatgtactggACCTCTGTTCTTGCCAAG ACGTGAAGAAGATGGCAAACTTTATGTCAAGTATCAAGTGATTGGCCAGAATCATGTTTCAGTCCCAACCCACTTCTATAAG gTAGTTGTTTGTGAAAGTAGTACTGGAGAACTGGACCTGGAGAGCTTCCTGTTACCAAACGTGGAGATTGATGATAGTGTACCTATTGCATCATTCCAT GTCCCACTAGAAACTATTGAAAGAGCATCAGGCCTCCTTATTTTTGATAAACTCAGTCAAAAGAAATTCAAGAAAATTAATGGTCAGAAGGTTGGATGGTTTTAA
- the LOC113810627 gene encoding endonuclease G, mitochondrial isoform X2, with the protein MSALFRKVSQVAVIGTATSIGWLLGYNRSHEKGGANFPAIETVSAASYQGSIVNTQVPDVVPVPSPNAPRIAQIMRFGFPSLSNVRSLNDYVLSYDTRNRIPYWVCEHLTAENVAKNPNVDRAKCDFHEDTSVHQYFRSENRDYKGSGFDRGHLAAAGNHRRSQEDCHETFLLSNMSPQVGRGFNRDKWNDVEQYCRQLTKSYANVYVCTGPLFLPRREEDGKLYVKYQVIGQNHVSVPTHFYKVVVCESSTGELDLESFLLPNVEIDDSVPIASFHVPLETIERASGLLIFDKLSQKKFKKINGQKVGWF; encoded by the exons ATGTCGGCGTTGTTTCGTAAAGTATCACAAGTTGCTGTCATAGGAACAGCTACAAGTATAGGCTGGCTCCTAGGCTATAATAGATCACATGAGAAAGGGGGGGCCAACTTCCCAGCCATTGAGACAGTCTCAGCAGCAAGTTATCAAGGTAGCATTGTTAACACACAAGTACCAGATGTTGTTCCTGTGCCTTCTCCAAATGCGCCACGAATAGCACAG ATCATGCGATTTGGTTTTCCAAGTTTATCAAATGTAAGATCATTGAATGACTATGTTTTGTCATACGATACAAGAAATCGCATCCCATACTGGGTCTGTGAACACCTGACAGCAGAAAATGTAGCCAAAAATCCGAATGTTGACCGAGCCAAGTGTGACTTTCATGAAGATACTTCAGTTCATCAGTACTTCAG ATCAGAAAATCGTGATTACAAAGGGAGTGGTTTTGATCGAGGACATTTAGCTGCAGCTGGTAACCATCGCCGATCTCAGGAGGATTGCCATGAAACCTTCCTCCTTTCTAATATGTCACCACAG GTAGGAAGAGGATTTAACCGGGACAAGTGGAATGATGTGGAGCAGTATTGTCGACAGTTGACAAAGAGTTATGccaatgtttatgtatgtactggACCTCTGTTCTTGCCAAG ACGTGAAGAAGATGGCAAACTTTATGTCAAGTATCAAGTGATTGGCCAGAATCATGTTTCAGTCCCAACCCACTTCTATAAG gTAGTTGTTTGTGAAAGTAGTACTGGAGAACTGGACCTGGAGAGCTTCCTGTTACCAAACGTGGAGATTGATGATAGTGTACCTATTGCATCATTCCAT GTCCCACTAGAAACTATTGAAAGAGCATCAGGCCTCCTTATTTTTGATAAACTCAGTCAAAAGAAATTCAAGAAAATTAATGGTCAGAAGGTTGGATGGTTTTAA
- the LOC113810628 gene encoding cancer-related nucleoside-triphosphatase homolog isoform X3, with product MYKPPPCIVSVGKTTLVQKLVNNLKDAGVPCNGFYTQEVRQGGKRIGFDVVTLDGKNGILSRVKPQDGNRRECRVGQYVVDVPAFESLVLPLLRTQASTPQVLVLDEIGKMEMFSQGFVTSVQRILAQPDSTVLTTIPIPKGKPIPLVEQIRSNKNVFLVNLSKSNRDDESLKEEIVKTLMSSLGK from the exons ATGTACAAACCACCTCCATGTATAGTCA GTGTTGGAAAAACAACATTAGTGCAAAAGTTAGTGAATAACTTGAAAGATGCTGGTGTACCTTGTAATGGATTCTATACCCAGGAAGTGCGACAAGGAGGCAAAAGGATTGGTTTTGATGTGGTGACCCTTGACGGCAAGAATGGGATACTTTCCAGGGTCAA ACCACAGGATGGCAACAGAAGGGAGTGCAGAGTTGGTCAGTATGTGGTTGACGTCCCAGCATTTGAATCTCTTGTTCTGCCTCTTCTGCGAACTCAG GCTTCTACCCCTCAAGTCTTAGTATTGGATGAAATAGGAAAGATGGAAATGTTTAGCCAAGGATTTGTAACAAGTGTACAAAGGATTCTTGCTCAACCTGACTCTACAGTTCTTACCACAATTCCAATTCCAAAAGGCAAACCAATTCCTTTGGTAGAACAAATAAGAAGCAACAAGAATGTGTTCCTAGTAAAT CTCTCAAAGTCGAACAGGGATGATGAGAGTCTCAAGGAGGAGATTGTAAAAACTCTGATGTCATCGTTGGGAAAGTGA
- the LOC113810628 gene encoding cancer-related nucleoside-triphosphatase homolog isoform X1, with translation MLVYFDLRKLSEISKGVGKTTLVQKLVNNLKDAGVPCNGFYTQEVRQGGKRIGFDVVTLDGKNGILSRVKPQDGNRRECRVGQYVVDVPAFESLVLPLLRTQASTPQVLVLDEIGKMEMFSQGFVTSVQRILAQPDSTVLTTIPIPKGKPIPLVEQIRSNKNVFLVNLSKSNRDDESLKEEIVKTLMSSLGK, from the exons ATGCTGGTATACTTTGATCTTCGAAAACTGTCAGAGATTTCAAAAG GTGTTGGAAAAACAACATTAGTGCAAAAGTTAGTGAATAACTTGAAAGATGCTGGTGTACCTTGTAATGGATTCTATACCCAGGAAGTGCGACAAGGAGGCAAAAGGATTGGTTTTGATGTGGTGACCCTTGACGGCAAGAATGGGATACTTTCCAGGGTCAA ACCACAGGATGGCAACAGAAGGGAGTGCAGAGTTGGTCAGTATGTGGTTGACGTCCCAGCATTTGAATCTCTTGTTCTGCCTCTTCTGCGAACTCAG GCTTCTACCCCTCAAGTCTTAGTATTGGATGAAATAGGAAAGATGGAAATGTTTAGCCAAGGATTTGTAACAAGTGTACAAAGGATTCTTGCTCAACCTGACTCTACAGTTCTTACCACAATTCCAATTCCAAAAGGCAAACCAATTCCTTTGGTAGAACAAATAAGAAGCAACAAGAATGTGTTCCTAGTAAAT CTCTCAAAGTCGAACAGGGATGATGAGAGTCTCAAGGAGGAGATTGTAAAAACTCTGATGTCATCGTTGGGAAAGTGA
- the LOC113810628 gene encoding cancer-related nucleoside-triphosphatase homolog isoform X2, with protein sequence MSYKHVAITGPPGVGKTTLVQKLVNNLKDAGVPCNGFYTQEVRQGGKRIGFDVVTLDGKNGILSRVKPQDGNRRECRVGQYVVDVPAFESLVLPLLRTQASTPQVLVLDEIGKMEMFSQGFVTSVQRILAQPDSTVLTTIPIPKGKPIPLVEQIRSNKNVFLVNLSKSNRDDESLKEEIVKTLMSSLGK encoded by the exons ATGTCATACAAGCACGTGGCTATAACGGGACCTCCTG GTGTTGGAAAAACAACATTAGTGCAAAAGTTAGTGAATAACTTGAAAGATGCTGGTGTACCTTGTAATGGATTCTATACCCAGGAAGTGCGACAAGGAGGCAAAAGGATTGGTTTTGATGTGGTGACCCTTGACGGCAAGAATGGGATACTTTCCAGGGTCAA ACCACAGGATGGCAACAGAAGGGAGTGCAGAGTTGGTCAGTATGTGGTTGACGTCCCAGCATTTGAATCTCTTGTTCTGCCTCTTCTGCGAACTCAG GCTTCTACCCCTCAAGTCTTAGTATTGGATGAAATAGGAAAGATGGAAATGTTTAGCCAAGGATTTGTAACAAGTGTACAAAGGATTCTTGCTCAACCTGACTCTACAGTTCTTACCACAATTCCAATTCCAAAAGGCAAACCAATTCCTTTGGTAGAACAAATAAGAAGCAACAAGAATGTGTTCCTAGTAAAT CTCTCAAAGTCGAACAGGGATGATGAGAGTCTCAAGGAGGAGATTGTAAAAACTCTGATGTCATCGTTGGGAAAGTGA
- the LOC113810609 gene encoding carbohydrate sulfotransferase 11 produces MLCRRLPLFFSFLSLIVVLTAREAIFLLGNKNSISKRDENNDIQVLSPTGGSDDADNGQTNAPLHTVNPLVYGELAARFSNRSEYLRAKCAEFQGNLPGRLRTWLPQALYYSQKYNILGCLIAKAGVTTWKVHLNRMLGRDGNLENTDDIKAIKMMPLSKLTRLVIAGDVTRVINVRHPIDRLVSAYKNKFYNGQPTIPGEKFTNFFQKAQKLLGRPWQRGTATSISFREFLQYVLEESKSGLSTMNCHWRPIHSVCLPCTAKYKYIMKLETIEEDLAFLKKELDIREMNVTLKMNVNKKQEGRTSDDYFRGLPVDLLAGVRHLYEYDFTLFDYAIPDYLENIG; encoded by the exons ATGTTGTGTCGACGGCTgccgctttttttctcttttctctctctcatcgtggTTTTGACGGCGAGAGAAGCGATATTTCTTTTGGGGAATAAAAACTCCATTtcgaaaagagatgaaaataacgatattcAAGTTCTTTCCCCGACCGGTGGATCCGATGACGCTGACAACGGGCAAACGAACGCGCCGTTACATACTGTTAATCCTTTAGTATATGGCGAACTGGCGGCGAGGTTTTCAAACAGGAGTGAATATCTCAGGGCCAAGTGTGCGGAATTTCAGGGTAACTTGCCCGGTCGGTTGAGGACGTGGTTACCTCAAGCCTTGTACTATTCGCAAAAGTATAACATTCTCGGATGTCTAATTGCCAAG GCAGGAGTGACCACCTGGAAAGTTCATCTTAACCGGATGTTGGGCCGCGACGGGAACCTGGAGAACACGGACGATATCAAAGCTAT CAAAATGATGCCACTTTCCAAACTGACTCGGTTGGTGATAGCTGGTGACGTCACGAGAGTGATTAACGTACGTCATCCGATTGACCGACTTGTATCCGCTTATAAGAATAAGTTCTATAACGGACAGCCAACGATCCCTGGTGAAAA GTTCACGAATTTCTTCCAAAAGGCCCAGAAATTACTTGGCAGACCGTGGCAGCGCGGGACAGCGACTTCGATATCCTTTCGAGAATTCCTTCAGTACGTTCTCGAAGAATCG AAAAGCGGACTGAGCACCATGAACTGCCACTGGCGTCCCATCCACAGCGTCTGCCTGCCTTGTACCGCAAAATACAAGTACATCATGAAACTAGAAACCATAGAAGAAGACTTGGCGTTCCTCAAAAAAGAACTGGATATCAGGGAAATGAACGTGACTTTGAAAATGAATGTAAACAAGAAGCAGGAAGGTCGAACTAGTGATGATTATTTCAGAGGTCTTCCTGTCGATCTGCTGGCGGGAGTGAGACATCTTTATGAGTACGATTTCACTCTCTTTGACTATGCAATACCTGACTATTTGGAGAACATAGGCTAG